In a single window of the Melissococcus plutonius ATCC 35311 genome:
- a CDS encoding Cna B-type domain-containing protein: MTVRLMNGDKEVASKEVSEKEGWKYSFTGLPVYEKGQKISYMIKEDRVMGYATVIKGYNLINIYKPNKPNEPNKPNKPTKPNKPNNPKGGHEKPKQPTPNGKEVYPKTNEQTSFSWLAAGLVLISATDSIFWRKKARAKL, from the coding sequence ATCACAGTTCGTTTAATGAATGGTGACAAAGAGGTAGCGAGTAAAGAAGTAAGTGAAAAAGAAGGCTGGAAGTACAGCTTCACCGGCCTACCTGTTTATGAAAAAGGTCAAAAGATTTCCTACATGATCAAAGAAGATAGAGTAATGGGATATGCGACAGTAATAAAAGGATACAATTTAATAAATATATATAAACCGAACAAACCAAATGAACCTAATAAACCAAACAAACCAACCAAACCAAACAAACCAAATAACCCAAAAGGTGGTCATGAAAAACCAAAACAACCAACTCCTAATGGAAAAGAGGTTTATCCGAAAACCAATGAACAAACTAGTTTTAGTTGGTTAGCGGCTGGATTGGTGCTTATTTCTGCGACTGATTCAATATTTTGGCGAAAAAAAGCACGAGCTAAATTGTAA